One Nocardia sp. BMG111209 DNA segment encodes these proteins:
- a CDS encoding DUF6084 family protein → MTAVCDTAFAVTGIAPEPYALTPALSARVAVTAAPGESVHAIALRAQVRIEPHRRGYSDAEGAGLVDLFGARERWHETQRSFLWMHCAAMIPGFRDRTEVELPLPCTYDFEVAGSKYLHALREGTVPLLFLFSGTVFVKGGNGFTIRNVPWNCDVAHDMPISTWQQLMAQHFPDTGWLRLTRGSLDALSAFKARRGLLGYDEAVAELLSAGSGEAP, encoded by the coding sequence ATGACGGCGGTCTGCGATACCGCGTTCGCCGTCACCGGGATCGCGCCGGAACCCTACGCGCTGACCCCGGCGCTGTCCGCCCGCGTGGCCGTCACCGCCGCGCCGGGAGAGTCGGTGCACGCCATCGCGTTACGGGCGCAGGTCCGGATCGAACCGCACCGCCGCGGTTACAGCGACGCGGAGGGCGCCGGGCTGGTGGACCTGTTCGGCGCGCGCGAGCGCTGGCACGAGACCCAGCGCTCGTTCCTGTGGATGCATTGCGCCGCCATGATTCCCGGCTTCCGGGATCGCACCGAGGTGGAGTTGCCGCTGCCGTGCACCTACGACTTCGAGGTCGCCGGTTCGAAATACCTGCACGCGCTGCGGGAAGGCACCGTACCGCTGCTGTTCCTGTTCAGCGGCACGGTATTCGTCAAGGGCGGCAACGGTTTCACGATCCGCAACGTGCCGTGGAACTGCGATGTCGCCCACGACATGCCGATCTCCACCTGGCAACAGCTGATGGCGCAGCACTTCCCGGACACCGGCTGGCTGCGGCTGACGCGCGGCAGCCTCGACGCGCTGTCGGCCTTCAAGGCCCGGCGCGGGCTGCTCGGTTACGACGAGGCGGTGGCGGAACTGCTGTCCGCCGGATCCGGGGAGGCGCCGTGA
- a CDS encoding hydrogenase maturation protease yields MRVLVAGIGNIFLGDDGFGPAVVRALPPPDSPGVRVTDYGIRGMHLAYDLLGDWDALLLVDALPGGGEPGRVEVLHVDPDAESGSYLDAHAMDPQAMFATVRALGGTLPATTLVIGCRVESVAEGIGLTDTVAAAVPVTVTTVASILDDLFDRQEV; encoded by the coding sequence ATGCGCGTGCTGGTGGCCGGAATCGGCAACATCTTCCTCGGCGACGACGGATTCGGACCGGCGGTGGTGCGCGCACTGCCGCCGCCGGATTCGCCCGGCGTGCGGGTGACCGACTACGGCATCCGCGGTATGCATCTCGCCTACGACCTGCTCGGCGACTGGGATGCGCTGCTGCTGGTGGACGCCCTGCCCGGCGGCGGCGAACCCGGCCGGGTGGAGGTGCTGCACGTCGACCCGGATGCCGAATCCGGTTCGTACCTCGACGCGCACGCGATGGATCCCCAGGCGATGTTCGCGACCGTCCGTGCCCTGGGCGGCACGCTGCCCGCCACCACGCTCGTCATCGGCTGCCGGGTCGAATCGGTGGCCGAGGGGATCGGGCTGACCGATACGGTCGCCGCCGCGGTCCCGGTCACCGTGACCACCGTCGCCTCGATCCTCGACGATCTCTTCGACCGGCAGGAGGTGTGA
- a CDS encoding HypC/HybG/HupF family hydrogenase formation chaperone: MCLGIPGRVVSLVDGYHDQIALVDVSGEPRRVNIGLLDTEPARPGDWVIIHMGFAVQKTDEAGAEAAMAGLRLLGRGEEP; encoded by the coding sequence ATGTGCCTCGGCATTCCAGGGCGGGTGGTCTCGCTGGTCGACGGCTACCACGATCAGATCGCGCTCGTCGACGTCTCCGGTGAACCGCGGCGGGTCAACATCGGCCTGCTGGACACCGAACCCGCCCGTCCCGGCGACTGGGTGATCATCCACATGGGTTTCGCGGTGCAGAAGACCGACGAGGCCGGCGCGGAGGCGGCGATGGCCGGGCTGCGGCTGCTCGGCCGGGGTGAGGAACCCTGA
- the hypF gene encoding carbamoyltransferase HypF: MSGNRSRRRLVVRGVVQGVGFRPFVYTTAAELALTGEVRNDSSGVVIEIEGATADVDAFVTRIRCGPPPLAVVEAIEESAIPVRGGTGFRIADTTRTGGGRTLASPDVAICAECVAELRDPADRRYRHPFVNCTNCGPRFTIIADLPYDRRHTSMAGFPLCAACAREYDDPTDRRFHAQPIACHDCGPALSYHGPGEGDPLTAARNLLRSGGILAVKGIGGYHLACDAANPAAVAALRRRKRRGDKPFAVMVPDLATARAIVRVDAAAAALLTGPARPIVLLPRTPTGADPVDAVAPGNPDLGVLIAYTPLHLLLFGLPGDEPGPQVLVMTSGNLGGEPLCYDDADALDRLAELADGFLRHDRRILVPCDDSVVRLVDGLEVPVRRSRGYAPMPLALPFPIPATLAVGADLKNTCAVAEGRYAWLSQHIGDMDDLATLTAYTAAERHLERLTGVRPIQLAADAHPRYRSTAWAHEHAGDRPVYPVQHHHAHLAAVMGEHGVDPETTVLGFAFDGTGFGTDGAIWGGEVLAARYKGYRRLAHLRYVPLPGGDASVRRPYRMALAHLYAAGIDWDDGIASVRQCPPAERKMLWQQLSSGAGGVPTSSMGRLFDAVSSLAGVRHVADFEAQAAIELEGLSRTADPGAVRYRFAVGPGAEDGTDDPLDIDPGPVLAAVVSDAARDVPAAVIGARFHEAVARLVLGLATRFADEAAPIALSGGVFQNALLLSRTRTLLADNGFRPLCPHRLPPSDGGLAFGQLLVAGSG; the protein is encoded by the coding sequence CTGAGCGGCAACCGGTCCCGGCGGCGGCTGGTCGTCCGGGGCGTCGTACAGGGCGTCGGCTTCCGCCCGTTCGTCTACACGACGGCGGCGGAGTTGGCCCTGACCGGCGAGGTACGCAACGACAGTTCCGGCGTGGTGATCGAGATCGAGGGCGCCACCGCCGATGTCGACGCCTTCGTCACCCGGATCCGGTGCGGCCCACCGCCGCTCGCGGTCGTCGAGGCGATCGAGGAATCCGCGATCCCGGTCCGCGGCGGCACCGGCTTCCGCATCGCCGACACCACCCGCACCGGCGGCGGCCGCACGCTCGCCTCCCCCGACGTGGCGATCTGCGCCGAATGTGTTGCGGAACTGCGGGATCCGGCCGACCGCCGCTACCGCCACCCGTTCGTCAACTGCACCAACTGCGGTCCGCGATTCACCATCATCGCCGACCTGCCCTACGACCGGCGGCACACCTCGATGGCCGGCTTCCCGCTGTGCGCCGCCTGCGCGCGGGAGTACGACGATCCCACCGATCGGCGCTTCCACGCCCAGCCGATCGCCTGCCACGACTGCGGCCCGGCCCTGTCCTATCACGGTCCCGGCGAGGGTGATCCGCTCACCGCCGCCCGGAACCTGTTGCGCTCCGGCGGAATTCTCGCCGTGAAGGGCATCGGCGGTTATCACCTGGCCTGCGATGCCGCGAACCCGGCCGCCGTCGCGGCGCTTCGTCGCCGGAAACGCCGTGGCGACAAGCCGTTCGCGGTGATGGTCCCCGACCTGGCCACCGCCCGTGCGATCGTCCGGGTCGATGCGGCCGCGGCGGCCCTGCTGACCGGTCCGGCGCGGCCGATCGTGCTGCTCCCCCGCACCCCGACCGGAGCGGATCCGGTGGACGCGGTGGCGCCGGGCAATCCGGACCTCGGCGTGCTGATCGCCTACACCCCGCTGCACCTGCTGCTGTTCGGCTTACCCGGCGACGAACCGGGACCGCAGGTCCTGGTGATGACCTCCGGCAACCTCGGCGGTGAGCCGCTGTGCTACGACGACGCCGACGCACTGGATCGGCTGGCCGAGCTCGCGGACGGCTTCCTCCGGCACGACCGCCGAATCCTGGTGCCCTGCGACGATTCCGTGGTGCGCCTCGTCGACGGCCTCGAGGTGCCGGTGCGGCGATCGCGCGGATACGCCCCGATGCCACTGGCCCTGCCGTTCCCGATACCCGCGACCCTGGCGGTGGGGGCCGACCTCAAGAACACCTGCGCGGTGGCCGAGGGCCGGTACGCGTGGCTGAGTCAGCACATCGGCGATATGGACGATCTCGCGACCCTGACCGCCTACACCGCCGCCGAACGACATCTGGAGCGGCTCACCGGAGTCCGGCCGATCCAACTCGCCGCCGATGCGCATCCTCGATACCGGTCGACGGCGTGGGCACACGAGCATGCCGGTGATCGGCCGGTGTACCCGGTGCAGCATCACCACGCGCATCTCGCGGCGGTCATGGGTGAGCACGGTGTGGATCCGGAGACCACGGTGCTCGGATTCGCCTTCGACGGAACGGGTTTCGGCACCGACGGCGCGATCTGGGGCGGCGAGGTACTCGCCGCCCGATACAAGGGTTACCGGCGGCTGGCCCACCTGCGCTACGTCCCGCTGCCCGGTGGCGATGCGAGCGTGCGCCGGCCGTACCGGATGGCCCTGGCCCACCTGTACGCGGCGGGTATCGACTGGGACGACGGCATCGCCTCGGTCCGGCAGTGCCCACCCGCCGAGCGAAAGATGTTGTGGCAGCAGCTGTCCAGCGGTGCGGGAGGCGTGCCGACGTCGAGTATGGGCCGGCTGTTCGACGCGGTCTCGTCGCTGGCCGGCGTGCGGCACGTGGCGGATTTCGAGGCGCAGGCGGCGATCGAACTGGAAGGACTCTCGCGGACCGCCGATCCCGGCGCGGTCCGTTACCGCTTCGCGGTAGGCCCGGGTGCCGAGGACGGCACGGACGACCCGCTCGACATCGATCCCGGCCCGGTACTCGCCGCGGTGGTGTCCGACGCGGCCCGCGATGTGCCCGCGGCGGTCATCGGCGCCCGCTTCCACGAGGCGGTCGCTCGACTGGTGCTCGGCCTGGCCACTCGTTTCGCGGACGAGGCGGCGCCGATCGCGTTGTCCGGCGGAGTCTTTCAGAATGCCCTGCTCCTGAGCCGTACCCGGACGCTACTGGCGGACAACGGCTTCCGTCCGCTGTGCCCCCACCGGTTACCACCCAGCGACGGTGGCCTCGCCTTCGGCCAACTGCTGGTGGCCGGGAGCGGTTGA
- a CDS encoding AraC family transcriptional regulator: MTVPPGNLADRPAAHGVSSGIAERRDAGPESGATARPDDLLSELLRSVRLSGERVAAYRPPPAFSLGFAGTGSLHIIEAGDLELRIDGRPRVERVRAGDVVLVPRGDPHHLHDAGRGPAGPEPARWLCGTFTIGDPQAGHLLGALPGVIVLGAGRAPAPEGLEVARRMLLIEMDSPSQGSAVMISRILDLIFIQVLRAWAAGDDAEPNWLAGAFDPQIGLSLTAIHRDPGREWTVEELARVCNLSRSAFAARFTARVGTPPAGYLAQVRLDAATELLRGTSLPIALIAERVGYTSEAAFSRAFKNRYRTPPARWRRDIRGH; this comes from the coding sequence ATGACCGTTCCGCCGGGAAATCTTGCCGATCGTCCAGCGGCGCACGGTGTTTCGAGCGGCATTGCCGAGCGCCGCGACGCCGGGCCGGAGTCCGGCGCGACGGCCCGGCCCGACGACCTGCTCTCGGAACTGCTGCGCAGCGTCCGCCTCAGCGGTGAGCGGGTCGCCGCATACCGTCCGCCACCGGCCTTCTCGCTCGGATTCGCCGGGACCGGCAGCCTGCACATCATCGAGGCGGGTGACCTCGAGCTCCGGATCGACGGCCGTCCCCGGGTCGAGCGCGTGCGGGCCGGGGACGTCGTGCTCGTGCCGCGCGGCGATCCGCATCACCTCCACGACGCGGGCCGCGGGCCCGCGGGACCGGAGCCGGCCCGCTGGCTGTGCGGGACCTTCACGATCGGCGATCCGCAGGCCGGGCATCTGCTCGGGGCGCTGCCGGGGGTGATCGTCCTGGGGGCCGGTCGGGCTCCGGCGCCCGAGGGGCTCGAGGTCGCCCGCCGGATGCTGCTGATCGAAATGGATTCGCCCTCACAGGGTTCCGCGGTCATGATCTCCCGCATCCTCGATCTGATCTTCATCCAGGTGCTGCGGGCCTGGGCCGCGGGTGACGACGCCGAACCGAACTGGCTGGCCGGTGCGTTCGACCCGCAGATCGGGTTGTCCCTCACCGCTATTCATCGGGATCCCGGCCGCGAGTGGACGGTCGAGGAGCTGGCCCGCGTGTGCAACCTGTCCCGGTCGGCGTTCGCCGCGCGGTTCACCGCTCGGGTCGGGACCCCGCCCGCGGGCTACCTCGCGCAGGTACGCCTGGACGCCGCCACCGAACTGCTCCGTGGCACTTCGCTTCCGATCGCGCTCATCGCGGAGCGGGTCGGATACACCTCGGAGGCGGCGTTCAGCCGCGCGTTCAAGAACCGCTACCGCACGCCGCCGGCCCGCTGGCGACGGGACATCCGCGGGCACTGA
- a CDS encoding EthD family reductase — MTEQGNPTKISFVYSNPTDPAAFEAAYPEQVALARKLPGLTRLQESKVWPKEDGSPTPAYRLLDLYFTDYAAASAAAAEAGPLVAATREHATGGVVIAFAEILADE; from the coding sequence ATGACAGAGCAAGGCAATCCCACCAAGATCAGCTTCGTCTACTCCAACCCCACCGACCCGGCCGCGTTCGAGGCGGCCTACCCCGAGCAGGTCGCCCTGGCGCGCAAGCTCCCCGGCCTGACCCGGCTGCAGGAGTCGAAGGTCTGGCCCAAGGAGGACGGCAGCCCGACCCCGGCCTATCGGCTGCTGGATCTGTACTTCACCGATTACGCGGCGGCCTCCGCCGCCGCGGCCGAGGCCGGTCCGCTGGTCGCGGCCACCCGCGAACACGCCACCGGCGGTGTGGTGATCGCATTCGCGGAGATCCTGGCCGACGAGTAA
- the hypB gene encoding hydrogenase nickel incorporation protein HypB encodes MGRFHRHEDDHGHAHDHDHGHSHEHGDHSGYGTEAERVLVLERIFHENEKTAAANRADFDACGVTAINLMSSPGAGKTHLLRAALRQLSGTMRIGVVEGDIETSIDADLLTGFGAEISLLNTANGFGGECHLDAPMVRSALPRLPLPELDLLIVENVGNLVCPAEFEIGEHARVMVHSVTEGEEKPLKYPVMFRSADLVLLNKTDLLPHLDYDPELFYANLRAVNPNVTVLETSARTGTGIGAWCDWLTELQPARRVTTAPA; translated from the coding sequence ATGGGCCGGTTCCACCGTCACGAGGACGATCACGGGCATGCGCACGACCACGATCACGGGCATTCGCACGAGCACGGCGATCATTCCGGATACGGCACCGAAGCCGAACGCGTGCTGGTGCTGGAACGCATCTTCCACGAGAACGAGAAGACCGCCGCCGCCAACCGCGCCGACTTCGATGCCTGCGGGGTGACCGCGATCAATCTGATGTCCTCACCCGGCGCCGGAAAGACCCATCTGCTGCGCGCGGCGCTGCGGCAGCTGTCGGGCACGATGCGCATCGGCGTCGTCGAGGGCGATATCGAAACCAGTATCGACGCCGACCTGCTCACCGGATTCGGGGCGGAGATCAGTTTGCTGAACACCGCCAACGGATTCGGCGGTGAATGCCACCTGGACGCGCCGATGGTGCGGTCGGCGCTGCCCCGGCTGCCGTTACCGGAATTGGATCTGCTGATCGTCGAGAACGTCGGAAACCTGGTGTGCCCGGCGGAATTCGAGATCGGCGAACACGCCCGGGTCATGGTGCATTCGGTGACCGAGGGCGAGGAGAAACCGCTGAAATATCCGGTCATGTTCCGCTCGGCGGATCTGGTGCTGCTCAACAAGACCGACCTGTTGCCGCACCTGGATTACGACCCGGAATTGTTCTACGCGAATCTGCGCGCGGTGAATCCGAATGTCACCGTGCTCGAGACCAGTGCCCGCACCGGCACCGGGATCGGCGCCTGGTGCGACTGGCTGACCGAACTCCAGCCGGCCCGCCGGGTGACCACCGCACCGGCCTGA
- a CDS encoding hydrogenase maturation nickel metallochaperone HypA, whose protein sequence is MHELAVCESIVSAVRLHAEGRPVRAIHLRIGTLRQIVPDTLSFCWSMVTEGSDLADSRLLVERIEGRIRCRHCRGERVLDDYVFACDHCGGVDVEVVAGEEFLITALELTEV, encoded by the coding sequence GTGCACGAACTCGCGGTCTGCGAATCCATCGTGAGCGCCGTGCGACTGCATGCGGAGGGGCGGCCCGTTCGCGCGATCCATCTGCGCATCGGAACCCTGCGCCAGATCGTTCCCGACACCCTGTCGTTCTGCTGGTCGATGGTCACCGAGGGTTCCGACCTCGCCGATTCCCGGCTGCTGGTCGAACGGATCGAGGGCCGGATCCGTTGCCGCCACTGCCGGGGCGAACGGGTACTCGACGACTACGTGTTCGCCTGTGATCACTGCGGCGGCGTCGACGTCGAAGTGGTGGCCGGCGAGGAATTCCTCATCACCGCACTCGAACTCACGGAGGTATGA
- a CDS encoding SIS domain-containing protein → MSGQTPAAGAGFLYPFLDGAERDSATLLADLAQSAQAKAADSATLRRTTLAAVAELLTTTAVEMSHRFASGGRLFTFGNGGSSTDATTLAALFAHPPAGAGLPAWSLTADQAILTALGNDVGFDLVFARQLIARAGAGDIAVAMSTSGNSADLTAALREARQRGMYTVGFAGYDGGAFAHSPDVDACFVVRSQSVHRIQETQALLGYELWSAVHEHSRQLSAEGSKVR, encoded by the coding sequence GTGAGCGGGCAGACACCGGCCGCCGGGGCCGGCTTCCTCTACCCGTTCCTCGACGGCGCGGAACGCGACAGTGCCACGCTGCTGGCCGATCTCGCGCAATCGGCACAGGCGAAGGCGGCCGACAGCGCGACGCTGCGCCGCACCACCCTCGCCGCCGTCGCCGAGCTGCTGACCACCACGGCGGTCGAGATGAGCCACCGATTCGCCTCGGGTGGAAGACTTTTCACCTTCGGCAACGGCGGCAGCAGCACCGACGCCACGACCCTGGCGGCCCTGTTCGCGCATCCTCCGGCCGGCGCCGGGCTACCGGCCTGGTCGCTCACCGCCGACCAGGCGATCCTGACCGCCCTCGGCAACGACGTCGGTTTCGACCTCGTCTTCGCGCGGCAGTTGATCGCCCGCGCCGGCGCCGGTGACATCGCCGTCGCCATGTCCACCAGCGGCAATTCCGCCGACCTCACCGCGGCGCTGCGCGAGGCCCGGCAGCGCGGTATGTACACCGTCGGCTTCGCCGGCTACGACGGCGGCGCCTTCGCGCACAGCCCGGATGTGGACGCCTGCTTCGTTGTTCGCTCGCAGAGCGTGCACCGCATCCAGGAGACGCAGGCGTTGCTGGGCTACGAGCTGTGGTCGGCCGTACACGAACATTCGCGACAGCTGTCCGCCGAAGGGAGCAAGGTCCGATGA
- the hypE gene encoding hydrogenase expression/formation protein HypE: MRKTVDDYLASGPGFAEGEVIERIESFRRRRPRLRDEYVTTAHGAGGKASAALVDAVFVEAFRNPYLESLGDGAVIMLPGGDRLAMSTDAFVVQPLRFPGGSIGRLAVHGTANDLAMAGAIPAWISAAFVLEEGFPIAELHDIVADMADAATATGIQIVTGDTKVVPRGAADGMFVTTTGTGIVPAGRRLGPQAVRTGDKILLSGTLGDHGTAVMLARGDLGIDADIRSDTAAVSPLVELLLAAAPATRWLRDPTRGGVGTTCNELARACGHAVLLREDRLPVRPPVGGVCEMLGIDPLYVANEGKFVAVVAPEETAAGLAALRSHPLGVDAVEIGEIVAEPAATVVMRTALGGTRIVDTLVGDPLPRIC, from the coding sequence ATGAGGAAAACCGTCGACGACTACCTGGCATCCGGCCCCGGATTCGCCGAGGGTGAGGTGATCGAACGGATCGAATCCTTCCGCCGCCGCCGTCCCCGGCTGCGCGACGAATATGTCACCACGGCCCACGGCGCCGGCGGTAAGGCCTCGGCCGCGCTGGTCGACGCGGTGTTCGTCGAGGCGTTCCGCAACCCGTATCTGGAATCGCTGGGTGACGGCGCCGTGATCATGCTGCCCGGCGGCGATCGGCTGGCGATGTCCACCGATGCGTTCGTGGTGCAGCCCTTGCGTTTTCCCGGCGGTTCGATCGGCCGGCTCGCGGTGCACGGCACCGCCAACGATCTGGCGATGGCCGGGGCGATACCGGCCTGGATATCGGCGGCCTTCGTGCTCGAGGAGGGTTTCCCGATCGCCGAACTGCACGACATCGTCGCGGACATGGCCGACGCCGCCACGGCCACCGGGATCCAGATCGTCACCGGCGACACGAAAGTCGTGCCCCGCGGCGCCGCCGACGGGATGTTCGTGACCACCACCGGAACCGGGATCGTGCCCGCCGGCCGGCGGCTCGGCCCGCAGGCGGTGCGGACCGGCGACAAAATACTGCTGTCGGGCACCCTCGGCGACCACGGCACGGCGGTCATGCTCGCCCGCGGCGACCTCGGCATCGATGCCGACATCCGCTCCGACACCGCCGCGGTGAGCCCGCTGGTGGAACTGCTGCTCGCCGCGGCGCCGGCCACGCGCTGGCTGCGCGACCCCACCCGCGGCGGCGTCGGGACCACCTGCAACGAATTGGCCCGGGCCTGCGGCCACGCCGTCCTGCTGCGCGAGGACCGGCTACCGGTGCGGCCGCCGGTCGGCGGCGTCTGCGAGATGCTCGGCATCGACCCGCTCTACGTCGCCAACGAGGGCAAATTCGTCGCCGTCGTCGCACCCGAGGAGACCGCGGCGGGTCTCGCGGCCCTGCGATCGCATCCGCTCGGCGTGGACGCCGTGGAGATCGGCGAGATCGTCGCCGAACCGGCCGCGACCGTGGTCATGCGCACCGCCCTCGGCGGCACCCGGATCGTGGACACGCTGGTCGGCGACCCCCTGCCCCGGATCTGCTGA
- a CDS encoding HypC/HybG/HupF family hydrogenase formation chaperone: MCLGIPGRIVEITDAANHLATVDVDGVQRAISVRLLAEAPPGPGDWVLVHVGFAMARIDEEEARLTLTAIRQLGSAYTDEIDAFDSSAIS; this comes from the coding sequence ATGTGCCTCGGAATTCCCGGACGGATCGTCGAGATCACCGATGCCGCAAACCATCTCGCGACCGTCGACGTCGACGGTGTCCAGCGCGCGATCAGCGTCCGGCTGCTCGCCGAGGCGCCGCCCGGCCCCGGCGACTGGGTGCTCGTGCACGTCGGTTTCGCGATGGCGCGGATCGACGAGGAGGAGGCGCGGCTGACGCTCACGGCGATCCGGCAGCTCGGCAGTGCCTACACCGACGAGATCGACGCGTTCGACTCGTCGGCCATCAGCTGA
- the hypD gene encoding hydrogenase formation protein HypD yields the protein MRFVDEFRDPAAARTLLRAVEQLADGGADGERFKFMEVCGGHTHTIYRHGIEHLLPETVELVHGPGCPVCVIPMGRVDDAMWLAKQPDVVFTCFGDMMRVPGSHGSLLDAKAAGADVRFVYSPLDALRIAVDNPGKQVVFFALGFETTAPSTAVTLLRARDLAIRNFSVFCNHVTIVPPIKAILESPDLRLSGFLGPGHVSTVVGNRPYRFVPEVYRKPLVVAGFEPLDILASVAMLLRQIREGRCEVENQYARVVHPDGNPEALALLARVFTLRPHFEWRGLGFISQSALRLHDDFAEFDAEQRFSMPGVRVADPKACQCGEVLKGVLKPWECKVFGTACTPETPIGTCMVSPEGACAAYYNFGRMHRDAAALVRVEPA from the coding sequence ATGCGGTTCGTCGACGAATTCCGCGACCCCGCGGCCGCGCGCACGCTGCTGCGCGCCGTCGAACAGCTGGCGGACGGCGGCGCCGACGGCGAGCGCTTCAAGTTCATGGAGGTGTGCGGCGGGCATACGCACACCATCTATCGGCACGGCATCGAACATCTGCTGCCCGAAACCGTCGAATTGGTACACGGCCCCGGCTGTCCGGTGTGCGTGATCCCGATGGGCCGGGTGGACGACGCGATGTGGCTGGCGAAGCAGCCCGATGTCGTGTTCACCTGTTTCGGCGACATGATGCGGGTGCCCGGCTCGCACGGTTCGCTGCTGGACGCCAAGGCCGCGGGCGCCGACGTCCGGTTCGTCTACTCGCCGCTGGACGCGTTGCGGATCGCGGTCGACAATCCGGGAAAACAGGTGGTGTTCTTCGCCCTCGGCTTCGAGACCACCGCCCCGTCGACCGCGGTGACCCTGCTACGGGCCCGGGATCTCGCAATTCGCAACTTCAGCGTCTTCTGCAATCACGTCACGATCGTGCCGCCGATCAAGGCGATCCTGGAATCACCGGACCTGCGGCTGTCGGGATTCCTGGGCCCGGGCCATGTCTCGACGGTGGTCGGTAACCGGCCCTACCGATTCGTTCCCGAGGTCTATCGGAAACCGTTGGTGGTGGCCGGATTCGAGCCGCTGGACATCCTCGCCTCGGTGGCGATGCTGCTGCGCCAGATCCGGGAGGGCCGCTGCGAGGTGGAGAACCAGTACGCGCGGGTGGTACATCCCGACGGCAATCCGGAGGCGCTGGCCCTGCTCGCGCGGGTGTTCACGCTGCGGCCGCATTTCGAATGGCGCGGACTGGGTTTCATCTCGCAGAGCGCGCTGCGGCTGCACGACGACTTCGCGGAATTCGATGCGGAGCAACGCTTCTCGATGCCCGGCGTACGGGTCGCCGACCCGAAGGCGTGCCAGTGCGGTGAGGTGCTCAAGGGGGTGCTCAAACCCTGGGAGTGCAAGGTGTTCGGCACCGCCTGCACACCGGAGACCCCGATCGGCACCTGCATGGTGTCACCGGAGGGCGCGTGCGCCGCCTACTACAACTTCGGGCGGATGCATCGCGACGCCGCCGCCCTGGTCCGGGTCGAACCGGCGTGA
- a CDS encoding DUF6390 family protein — MTTARDVRGPEMFARYAGAPNQLGYCGPADPAALDSADRIRAAAPYFSGAWPYLRVLSRLTGIADPLDHRLVESYWLGGGVGEELDPEAFTAELLAAIGSGTQWSHLTGDLAAEAAANHCFHVFGVYPWTRLLGTGSDDHPLHVLDSCRITWATVTNCDSAGFEVRCRRLTRTGAALALSDPVVTRVTADDRIPPGVSPGDPVALHWGRVCDTLTPDQQQALERSTARQLELTNRRLTGR, encoded by the coding sequence GTGACCACGGCCCGGGACGTCCGGGGACCGGAGATGTTCGCCCGCTACGCCGGCGCCCCCAACCAGCTCGGCTACTGCGGCCCGGCCGATCCGGCGGCACTGGACAGCGCCGATCGGATCCGCGCGGCGGCGCCGTACTTCTCCGGCGCCTGGCCGTATCTGCGGGTGCTGTCCCGGCTGACCGGGATCGCCGACCCGCTGGATCACCGGCTGGTCGAATCGTATTGGCTCGGTGGCGGAGTCGGCGAGGAGCTGGATCCGGAGGCGTTCACCGCCGAACTGCTCGCGGCGATCGGTTCCGGCACCCAATGGTCGCATCTGACCGGTGATCTGGCCGCCGAGGCGGCCGCCAACCACTGCTTCCACGTGTTCGGCGTCTACCCGTGGACCCGGCTGCTGGGTACCGGCAGCGACGATCATCCGCTGCACGTACTCGACAGCTGCCGGATCACCTGGGCCACCGTGACGAACTGTGACAGTGCGGGTTTCGAGGTCCGGTGCCGCCGGCTGACCCGCACCGGCGCGGCCCTGGCACTGTCGGATCCGGTGGTCACCCGCGTCACCGCCGACGACCGGATCCCGCCCGGGGTGTCCCCCGGCGATCCGGTCGCCCTGCACTGGGGACGGGTGTGCGACACCCTCACCCCCGACCAGCAACAGGCCCTGGAACGCAGCACCGCACGCCAGCTGGAGCTGACCAACCGGCGGCTCACCGGCCGGTGA
- a CDS encoding cytochrome C oxidase subunit IV family protein: MTTLSIPRPDKSTRTVVLVWAALTVITIVAWRLAPGHADSAGLSDGLVAGIVVLAMIKCRLVIRYFMEVRYAPRWLRLATDGWLLVLWVTLLGIYLY; the protein is encoded by the coding sequence GTGACCACGCTTTCGATACCGCGCCCGGACAAGAGCACCCGGACCGTCGTCCTCGTCTGGGCGGCGCTGACCGTGATCACGATCGTGGCCTGGCGGCTGGCGCCGGGCCACGCCGACAGCGCCGGGCTCAGCGACGGCCTGGTGGCCGGCATCGTGGTACTCGCGATGATCAAGTGCCGCTTGGTGATCCGCTACTTCATGGAGGTCCGGTACGCCCCGCGCTGGCTCCGGCTCGCCACCGACGGCTGGCTGCTGGTGCTCTGGGTGACGCTGCTGGGCATCTATCTGTACTGA